A stretch of Candidatus Eisenbacteria bacterium DNA encodes these proteins:
- a CDS encoding oxidoreductase — protein FITAQGISDAFHQAERCAQALDQSFTGARSFDEAMKETQTRRDDRALKGGIYEFTCQFASMEPMPPDMQQLLHAVSSNPEAMDGFARVFSGVVSPAEFFSEENVKRIFAVAQ, from the coding sequence TTCATCACCGCGCAAGGCATCAGCGACGCGTTCCACCAGGCAGAGCGGTGCGCCCAGGCACTCGACCAATCCTTCACTGGAGCGCGGTCATTCGATGAGGCGATGAAGGAAACGCAGACCCGACGCGACGATCGGGCACTGAAAGGCGGGATCTACGAGTTCACCTGCCAGTTCGCGTCCATGGAGCCGATGCCGCCCGATATGCAGCAACTGCTGCATGCCGTGTCCTCCAATCCCGAAGCGATGGACGGATTCGCCCGGGTGTTCTCCGGGGTCGTTTCACCCGCCGAGTTCTTCTCCGAGGAGAACGTCAAACGCATCTTCGCCGTGGCCCAGTGA